In Magnetovibrio sp. PR-2, the genomic window GGGCACGTCACGGGGCATATCGATTTGGTGTCCGAGCGCGCGTTCAAATGGAACGACCACGCGCAATCCGAACTGATCGAAATCCCCGACAGTGCCATTGAACAGGAAATGGGTGCCCGCGAAGAGATGTTGGAAACTTTGGCCGACTTCGACGACACGCTGTTGGAAGAACTGCTGGAAAACGTCAATCCCTCCACAGAAGAGGTCTATGACAACTTGTCGCGCGACTTAGCCCACGATGACATCGTTCCGGTGTTTTTTGGCTCCGCCGAACACGACAACGGCATTCGCCGTTTGTGGAAGGCGTTGCGCCATGAAAGCCCTGACGTGTCGGAAACGGTCGAACGCCTGGGCGTCGGCGGTTCCACGGCGCGTGTGTTCAAAACCCTGCATGCAGGCCACATGGGCAAGATCTCCATCGCGCGCATTTGGTCAGGGGAAATCAAAGACGGTCAGGATTTTGCCCAAGGCCGCGTTTCGGGTCTGTACCATGTGCAAGGCCAGAAGTTCGACAAAGTGAAAAAAGGCCAAGCAGGCGAGGTGGTTGCTTTAGGCCGCTTAGACAAAGCCAAGACCGGAGATAGCCTCGGTACAGGCGGTTCAGATTGGCCCGAGCCGCTCACACCGCTTTATTCCGTGGCCATTGATATGGGCGCAGGCGCGGATGAAGTGAAACTCACCGCCGCCATTCACAAGCTGTGCGACGAAGATCCATCGTTGACACTTGAACACGACCAAGTCACGGGTGAGTTGGTACTGTGGGGTCAAGGCGAAATGCATTTGCGCATCGCCATGGATAAGCTCACCGGGCGTCATGCTTTGGATGTGTCGGCCAAACGACCGCAAGTGCCTTATAAAGAAACCATCCGCAAAAGTGCGACGCACCGCGCACGTCACAAAAAGCAATCTGGCGGACACGGTGAGTTCGGGGATGTGGAAATCGCCATCAAACCGCAAGGCCGGGGTGAAGGTTTTACTTTTGAACAGGCCGTTCACGGCGGATCGGTCCCGCGTCAATATATTGGGGCTGTTGAGGCCGGCGTGAGCGAGTATCTCAGCCGCGGCCCCTTGGGCTTCCCGGTGGTCGACATTCACGTGACCTTGACCGACGGCCAGCACCATGCGGTGGACAGTTCGGACTATGCGTTTAAGAAGGCGGCACAACAGGCCATGCGCGAAGCCATGCCCAATTGCCAACCGGTATTGCTGGAGCCCATCTGCGAGGTGCGGGTGTCCGTACCCACCAGTTACACGTCCAATGCCCAGCGGATTATCTCGTCTCGGCGGGGACAGATTTTGGGGTTTCAGCCGCGTGAGAACTGGCACGGTTGGGATGAAGTGACGGCGCATCTGCCGGCGTCTGAAATGCACGATCTGATCATTGATCTGCGTTCCCAAACCTTGGGCGTAGGTACGTTCCACTTCCGCTATGACCATTTACAGGAATTGACGGGCAAATACGCCGATCAAGTGGTGTCCAGCCGCGCGAACTGATCTTTTAGGATTTCGAAGAAAAAAATGGCCGGGCTCAAAGAGCCCGGCCAGTTCGAAAGGGAGGTCTCTGTCCTGGGGGAGACAGAGAGTCTCTTAAGGAGAATCCGTAAGGTGTCAGAGGGGGGAGGGGAGGTAGCCCTACGGTCTCCCGATGCAACAAACTTTGTTGGTACATCGTATGATCCTAATATAAGCAAACTCTAATTAACTGTCCAGTAAAAAATGATATGACAAACTCGTATGTCCGGTGTGGGTATCTAATTGATAAATCGATAAAATACAGGCTTATCCATAACTTTATATTGAAGCCATAAATTTTTTTGATCACAAAAGTTGATAAAAAAGGCCCGGATTCACACGAGAATCCGGGCCTTTTTCTGAACCTTCAGGGCCAAAACGCCATTATGGGCGGGTGAGGCCGCGAATCGGTCCTATTCTTCTTTGGCGCAGGTGCTGATGCCCAGCGGCATGTACAGCGGGCACCAGCCAGCAACGGCCGTAAACAGCGGAATAACGCCCAACGCACCCCAGATGGCCAGCGGGTGGCTACTCAGCAGAGCGAAAGTGACGGCGACGACGCCAATGAGGATGCGCAAAATGCGATCAATGCTACCGACGTTCATGGAAAAACTCCTTTATTTAGCTCAGGTATATCGCGTGAATTGAGGATGAGCTTAATACCTCTCCCCCCTTAAGTCTGTAACGTTGTCACATAACACCAAAAATTAGGAGCTGGCGAGTCTGCCGAGCGCATCTACATCCGCCAATTCGACGCTCCCGCGCTTGAGATTGACCAAGCCTTGGCGCTCAAATTCCTTGAGCTGTCGGCTGATAACTTCGCGCGCGGTGCCCAATTCCACAGCTAATTGTTGGTGGGTCAAGGTTAAAACGCCGTGCGCGTCGGAGCGTTCCAACAGCAATCTGGCGACGCGGACCTCCAGGCGGGCGAACACGACCTCTTCCACAAGGCTCAGCAGGTGTGTGAGGCGCTCACCATAAGATTGGAACACAAAGTCGCGCAGCATCGGGGACAGGCCGATGATCTCATGAAAGTGTTTGGCAGGAATGGCGACGGCTGTGACCGGGCTTTCGGTGATCCCTTCGGCGTTATAGGCGGAATGACCCAGCAAGCACGTGGTGGTGAGAATGCACGTTTCTCCGGGATCAACCCGATAAAGCACGATCTCGCGCCCGGTCTCACTCGTCATCTGTACGCGCACCACGCCGTCCAATACCAGCAAGAAGTTCTGGGGTTCGTCTCCTGGGTGAAATACCGTGGTTTTGGCAGGTAACTCCACAATTTGGCTCATCTCGCCTAAGCGCCCCGCGACCTCGTCGCCGAGCGCTGATAACGCTGGAAAGCGTTCGATCCAAGAGTGGCTGGTGGTCATGTTGTTTTCCCTGTGAATTCAGGGAACTATAGAACCACAGGTGGGGCTGAGGCCAAACCAAAAAAAAGCCCTGGATCACAAGGATCCAGGGCGAGTCTAACAGGGAGGCTTCACGTCTGGGAGACGTGGGGCTCTAACCGGTTCCAGAATTCCCGGGGGAGGGTGATAAGGGGATGGTGGAACCGGGAGCCCATCCGAGCCATGTGGCCCGGAAGTTCTTTGCTGCGATGCAGCATCGAACTGAGTTGAATATACGGTTTTGTGCTGCAGTGCACTACAGACACTTTCGAAAGGCAGCCATGCATCTGTTGCATGACCATTGTAACGATTTGCATGATTTTGGGTCAAAAGAGCGCATTTCTGCGCATTCTTTTGGCTAATTGGAGTTTGAACGTGTTGAAAACAGGGGGATTGTGACGTTTTCGTGACGGAAAAAATATCGATTTGGGTATGCTTTTTGCGCAGGGGTTAGCGCCCTGAGCGGATGCGGCTCAGCAAAAAGTCGTGAAAAACGCCGACTCTGGTCGATTTACGCAGCTCTTCGGGATAGACGAAGTAGGTGTTGAAGCTGGGCCCTTTGATTTCGGGGAACAACTGGATCATGTCTTCGGCGTGGCTGGTCATGTAGTCGGGCAGGGCGCCAATGCCAATGCCGCCGCGCACGGCGCGATAAATGCCGTAGATGTTGTTCACCCGTAGTGCTGGGTGGCGTTCTTTACCGGTGTCGCCCAATTCCATCAACCAGTTGAGGTTGGACACGGGTGGCATGGCGTCTTCGCCGTAAATCACCAAACGGTGGTTATCCAAGTCTTCGGGCGTGCGCGGCATGCCGTATTTCTTGATGTAGCTGGGCGAAGCGTAGACGCGGTAGTGCACTTCCATTAACAAGCGTTGGATCAAATCCGGCTGGGTCGGCGGGCGCAAGCGGATGGCGACATCGGCTTGGCGCATGGAAATGTCGAGCTCGTCTTCCGACAGCACCACAGACAGGTCAATGTCCGGGTATTGTTCGACAAAGTCTTTGATGCGCGGCGTCAACCAGATGGAGCCCAAACCCGTAGACGTCGTGACGCGCAGCTCACCTTGCGGACGTTCGCGGGAATCGCGAATTTGCGCGGTGGCGAACGCAAGCTTGGCGAACATTTCTTTGGTCGTGGCGTCCAACAGCTCGCCTTGCTCGGTCAAAATCAGGCCGCGCGCGTGGCGATGGAACAAGGCCACGCCCAGGCTGTCTTCCAGCGCAGAGATTTGGCGCGAGACCGCCGATTGGCTGAGATTCAGCATTTCGCCCGCGTGGGTGAAGCTGCCGGCTTCTGCGACCGCATGGAAAATGCGGAGTTTATCCCAGTCCATTACACCGGTATCGGGGTCGCGCAGGCGGTCCATCGTCTTTTCCAGTCTTTTTCAGCCGTGTCGGCTTAGTCGTCCAACTCGCTAATGAAGCGTTCAGCGTCCAGTGCGGCCATGCAGCCCGAACCCGCTGCGGTCACGGCTTGTTGGTACGTGTGGTCTTGAACGTCACCCGCAGCGAACACGCCGGGGATCGATGTCATCGGCGTGCCGGGCTTGGTCAGAATGTAGCCGCCATCGTCCATGTCCAGCTGGCCT contains:
- a CDS encoding elongation factor G; this translates as MAKTHSAPRCVALVGPYLSGKTTLMESLLMAAGEIHRKGSVRDGNTVGDGAPEARAREMSTELNIAHCTYLDDPWTIIDCPGSVELLQDSLNTLMIADAAIVVCEADPEKALTVGPALRLLDEHDVPHMVFVNKMDQDGGSVKATLEALQEHSKHPLVLREIPIREDGHVTGHIDLVSERAFKWNDHAQSELIEIPDSAIEQEMGAREEMLETLADFDDTLLEELLENVNPSTEEVYDNLSRDLAHDDIVPVFFGSAEHDNGIRRLWKALRHESPDVSETVERLGVGGSTARVFKTLHAGHMGKISIARIWSGEIKDGQDFAQGRVSGLYHVQGQKFDKVKKGQAGEVVALGRLDKAKTGDSLGTGGSDWPEPLTPLYSVAIDMGAGADEVKLTAAIHKLCDEDPSLTLEHDQVTGELVLWGQGEMHLRIAMDKLTGRHALDVSAKRPQVPYKETIRKSATHRARHKKQSGGHGEFGDVEIAIKPQGRGEGFTFEQAVHGGSVPRQYIGAVEAGVSEYLSRGPLGFPVVDIHVTLTDGQHHAVDSSDYAFKKAAQQAMREAMPNCQPVLLEPICEVRVSVPTSYTSNAQRIISSRRGQILGFQPRENWHGWDEVTAHLPASEMHDLIIDLRSQTLGVGTFHFRYDHLQELTGKYADQVVSSRAN
- a CDS encoding LysR family transcriptional regulator; the encoded protein is MDWDKLRIFHAVAEAGSFTHAGEMLNLSQSAVSRQISALEDSLGVALFHRHARGLILTEQGELLDATTKEMFAKLAFATAQIRDSRERPQGELRVTTSTGLGSIWLTPRIKDFVEQYPDIDLSVVLSEDELDISMRQADVAIRLRPPTQPDLIQRLLMEVHYRVYASPSYIKKYGMPRTPEDLDNHRLVIYGEDAMPPVSNLNWLMELGDTGKERHPALRVNNIYGIYRAVRGGIGIGALPDYMTSHAEDMIQLFPEIKGPSFNTYFVYPEELRKSTRVGVFHDFLLSRIRSGR
- a CDS encoding YgaP family membrane protein, which translates into the protein MNVGSIDRILRILIGVVAVTFALLSSHPLAIWGALGVIPLFTAVAGWCPLYMPLGISTCAKEE
- a CDS encoding Crp/Fnr family transcriptional regulator; translation: MTTSHSWIERFPALSALGDEVAGRLGEMSQIVELPAKTTVFHPGDEPQNFLLVLDGVVRVQMTSETGREIVLYRVDPGETCILTTTCLLGHSAYNAEGITESPVTAVAIPAKHFHEIIGLSPMLRDFVFQSYGERLTHLLSLVEEVVFARLEVRVARLLLERSDAHGVLTLTHQQLAVELGTAREVISRQLKEFERQGLVNLKRGSVELADVDALGRLASS